One genomic segment of Linepithema humile isolate Giens D197 chromosome 5, Lhum_UNIL_v1.0, whole genome shotgun sequence includes these proteins:
- the Pld gene encoding phospholipase D1: MSIELTEVASCRMDRMASQDSEYDDALEVPDSLEITINENGETIRVSKEEAGHTCNKEIPGTVPFTVIHNPPTKLKSQNHCVFIPGEEVHVRIIDNERSVTTHPLNPNLYTIEFRHGSFVWTIKKRYKHIQYLHNQLKIYRASLNIPFPTKSHRERRNSLKNHGTLNEKKKRRSALPRFPNKPDILVPYEQLNQRRKELEDYLSNLLNIEIYRQHPETIDFLDISHLSFVADLGMKGKEGTILKRTGSGAKTRCNFCGLFECGFCFKCNYLCASLCGKWNKRHLIVKDTFVAYLTPQNGRIKSVILMDNGFGVSFGMYTTGSRTGMQISNLSRHIVIKCWTKRKVKEWMEFIQEVSNREGKEFIQTNPHNSFAPYRSSISATWFVDGADYMSAVADALENAKEEIFIADWWLSPEIHMKRPMFNGDYWRLDKILQRKAFEGVKIFILIYKEIEVALGINSYYSKQKLVEQCPENIKVLRHPDHARAGIFLWAHHEKIVVVDQSLAFLGGIDLCYGRWDTTEHKLIDLESIHQSSIYISSKDKQINTSSKKVLACTTERHVLLPLAIATNTIAMATTRSMPLLPMMNSKEQKALVPTDDSLFMLQEKKDVKCNTPELQKKNLFDVAKTTVDKMKNTAKIKRQELINMVYSSHEASGDEDAENNQVEFEDAVDYACTLKPATKLWLGKDYTNFIVKDFNDLQKPYQDLVDRTTTPRMPWHDIGMLVQNAAARDVARHFIQRWNAAKLEKANPNPCYPYLLPKSYKDCKSYAPFIKDANKHNVTCQVLRSVSSWSAGFLDSDTVERSIQEAYIQAISKAERYIYIENQFFITLASMETGGVKNRIGETLLKRILRAHREGAVFRVFVVMPLLPGFEGEVGGPSGTALRAITHWNYASISRGKDSILHQLREAGIEDPSEYITFHGLRTHSMLNGTLVTELIYVHSKLIIIDDNTVICGSANINDRSMVATRDSEIAVIIHDQEFVDGRMNDIPFPCGKFASSLRKQLFREHLGLLNTKENINIDDVIIKSFYKDIWCARSKRNTELHEEVFQCIPTDKVVNFAMLKQYQDKIPLSLSDSLLAQEMVEDIKGHLVDLPLNFLCNEDLKPATGTVEGIMPTALWT; this comes from the exons ATGTCTATTGAATTGACTGAAGTAGCATCCTGTAGGATGGACCGTATGGCATCCCAAGATTCTGAATATGATGATGCTTTAGAAGTACCTGATTCATtagaaataacaattaatgagAATGGAGAGACAATACGAGTTTCTAAAGAAGAAGCAGGACATACATGTAATAAAG AAATTCCTGGTACAGTACCTTTCACTGTTATACACAATCCaccaacaaaattaaaaagtcaGAATCACTGTGTATTTATTCCTGGTGAAGAAGTGCACGTAAGAATTATAGATAATGAACGTAGTGTTACCACACATCCTTTGAATCCAAATCTATATACCATAGAATTTAGACATGGATCTTTTGTTTGGACTattaaaaaacgatataaacaTATTCAATACTTGCATaatcaattgaaaatatatcgtGCTAGTTTGAACATACCTTTTCCTACGAAAAGCCATAGAGAGAGGAGGAACAGTCTGAAAAATCATGGGACTTTGaatgagaaaaagaagagacgTAGTGCTTTACCAAG ATTTCCTAATAAACCTGATATTCTAGTGCCTTATGAACAGTTGAATCAGAGGAGAAAAGAACTAGAAgattatttaagcaatttaCTCAACATAGAAATCTACAGACAACATCCTGAAACT ATTGATTTTTTGGATATTTCACACTTGTCCTTCGTGGCTGATTTAGGAATGAAAGGAAAGGAAGGTACAATTTTAAAGCGGACTGGATCAGGCGCTAAAACCAGATGCAACTTCTGTGGTTTGTTTGAATGCggattttgttttaaatgcaaCTATCTCTGTGCCTCTCTTTGTGGAAAATGGAACAAGAGACATCTCATCGTTAAGGATACCTTTGTCGCATATCTTACTCCTCAGAATGGCAGAATAAAATCTGTTATTTTGATGGACAATGGTTTTGGAGTCAGTTTTGGAATGTATACTACAGGTTCGCGAACTGGCATGCAGATTTCGAACTTGAGCAGGCACATAGTTATCAAATGCTGGACAAAACGAAAAGTTAAGGAATGGATGGAATTTATACAAGAAGTTAGTAACAGAGAAG gCAAAGAATTTATACAAACAAATCCACATAACTCATTTGCTCCGTATCGTTCATCCATATCTGCAACTTGGTTTGTGGATGGAGCTGATTATATGTCAGCTGTGGCTGATGCATTGGAAAATGCcaaagaagaaatttttattgcagactGGTGGCTTTCACCAGAAATTCATATGAAAAGACCAATGTTTAATGGAGATTATTGGCGACtggataaaattttacaaagaaaagCA ttTGAAGGTGTCAAGATATTTATACtgatatataaagaaattgaagTCGCTTTGGGGATAAATAGTTATTACAGCAAACAAAAACTCGTGGAACAATGTCCTGAGAATATAAAGGTATTAAGACATCCAGATCATGCAAGGGCAGGCATTTTTCTTTGGGCTCATCATGAAAAAATCGTAGTTGTTGATCAATCTTTGGCATTTCTCGGTGGAATTGATTTATGTTACGGTAGATGGGATACCACTGAACATAAATTGATAGATTTAG AATCCATTCATCAGTCGAGTATTTACATTTCCTCAAAAGATAAACAGATTAACACCAGTAGTAAAAAAGTATTAGCTTGCACCACTGAGAGACATGTGCTATTGCCATTGGCAATTGCAACAAATACTATCGCAATGGCAACCACAAGATCTATGCCTCTGCt aCCTATGATGAACAGCAAAGAACAAAAAGCTCTAGTACCAACAGACGACTCGCTCTTCATgctgcaagaaaaaaaagatgtaaagTGCAATACTCCTGAGCTGCAAAAGAAGAATCTATTCGACGTTGCGAAAACAACTGTTGACAAAATGAAGAACACGGCGAAAATAAAGAGAcaggaattaattaatatggtGTACAGTTCTCACGAGGCGAGTGGCGATGAAGATGCGGAGAA CAATCAAGTGGAATTTGAAGATGCAGTGGATTATGCTTGCACCTTAAAACCTGCGACAAAGTTGTGGTTGGGCAAAGATTACAcaaattttatcgttaaaGATTTTAACGATCTTCAGAAGCCGTATCAGGATCTCGTGGACAGAACAACAACGCCTAGAATGCCATGGCACGATATTGGAATGTTAGTGCAAAACGCTGCGGCTAGAGATGTAGCTAGGCACTTTATACAGCGTTGGAATGCCGCCAAG CTAGAAAAAGCAAATCCGAATCCATGTTACCCTTATTTATTGCCAAAATCGTACAAAGACTGTAAGAGCTACGCTCCGTTTATCAAAGATGCAAATAAACATAATGTCACGTGTCAAGTACTGCGATCGGTGAGTTCTTGGTCGGCCGGTTTTCTCGACTCAGACACGGTAGAGCGGAGTATACAAGAAGCTTACATCCAAGCCATTAGTAAAGCAGAAAG atacatatatatagaaaatcaatttttcataacaCTCGCCTCCATGGAGACGGGTGGCGTAAAGAATCGCATCGGTGAGACACTATTAAAAAGAATCTTGAGAGCACACAGGGAAGGTGCGGTGTTCAGAGTATTTGTTGTAATGCCTTTATTGCCGGGCTTCGAAGGAGAAGTTGGGGGACCAAGCGGAACGGCATTACGAGCGATAACGCATTGGAATTATGCTTCTATATCGAG GGGAAAGGACTCTATTCTACATCAACTGAGAGAGGCAGGTATAGAAGATCCTAGCGAATATATTACATTCCATGGCTTAAGGACCCATTCTATGCTAAACGGCACACTGGTGACGGAACTTATCTATGTTCACAGTAAACTGATAATAATAGATGATAACACAGTGATCTGTGGATCAGCTAATATAAATGACAGAAGTATGGTTGCTACACGGGACAGCGAAATAGCCGTAATAATTCAT gATCAAGAATTTGTGGATGGACGTATGAACGATATACCGTTCCCTTGCGGAAAATTTGCTTCGTCTCTAAGGAAACAATTATTCCGCGAACATCTGGGACTGTTGAATACTAAGGAGAACATCAACATCGACGATGTCATTATCAAGTCCTTCTACAAAGATATATGGTGCGCTAGAAGTAAACGAAACACAGAATTACACGAAGAAGTATTTCAATGTATTCCCACCGATAAAGTAGTCAATTTTGCTATGTTGAAGCAATATCAAGACAAAATACCTCTTTCTTTATCTGATTCATTACTAGCGCAAGAAATGGTAGAAGATATTAAG ggTCACTTGGTCGACTTGccattaaatttcttatgcAATGAAGATTTAAAACCTGCTACTGGCACAGTAGAAGGAATAATGCCAACCGCGTTGTGGACGTAA